One Dioscorea cayenensis subsp. rotundata cultivar TDr96_F1 chromosome 17, TDr96_F1_v2_PseudoChromosome.rev07_lg8_w22 25.fasta, whole genome shotgun sequence DNA window includes the following coding sequences:
- the LOC120281295 gene encoding receptor kinase-like protein Xa21, with amino-acid sequence MIVHLFVLFLCSKLVVLSGARLHGNENDRLALLALKEGLKQNPNGALSSWNNSNHVCDWEGVTCGRKHPERVIALNLSNHDLQGSISPFIEYNQLGGAIPVELGSTPKLELLALDNNNLTGVIPPSFGNLSTLMLFSCMYNNLQGSIPKELGKLPKLEFFQASANTLTGTIPQEIFNLSLMFYFSVGENKLHGILPQELGIKLPKLQVLYLPGNRFSGPVPPSLPNASSFEEIDLSNNKFSGKIPSELGRLQSLFNFRVTNNQLEASNADDWKFLDSLTNCSKLQVLLLGSRQLGGILPSSVTNLSTTLETLAISFSPLTGTIPSGIQRLVNLYDLRIPYCNLVGEIPDEIGKLASLQRLHLTGNKLTGQIPFSIGNLTLLNELYLFENYLEGPIPASIGELQQLRLLVLYGNRLNGSIPKEVFNLQYLSQQLDLANNLLEGPLPAEVGGLNNLMRFIVYGNMLSGQIPTTLGQCEVMEYFSLGNNLFQGTIPHTISNMKGLKTLDLSRNKLSGAIPPSFGNLTVLEQVDLSDNDLSGPVLESFGDLKHLFYLNLSYNKLRGEVPVRGVYGNSTEISLFGNKELCGGISELHLPACPTIKAIKKSKRSYLWLKVVIPITVSAALILALFALAYQKRKAKKESLNSHLEEQYPRVTYEELAKATEGFSSENLIGSGKYGSVYKGSLGDNQKMVAVKVFKLQERGASKSFLTECEALRSIRHRNLIKIITSCSSIDREGRDFKALIFEYMPNGSLDQWLHPADSELQQSNHLNLAQRLNIAIDIADALDYLHNSCQPPVVHCDLKPSNVLLDNDMAAHVGDFGLAKFLAEAVSKSLQDSSSSIAIKGTVGYVAPEYGAGGQVSTSGDVYSYGIMLLELLTGKRPTNDLFKDGMSLRKFVEAGDTSEQNMEIIDRTILSDVRGDEVTNNDIMKINECLVSVLNVGLACSDPSQRNRMNMTDAAAKMLAIRSIYLRA; translated from the exons ATGATTGTGCATCTCTTTGTTCTGTTCCTCTGCTCAAAATTAGTAGTATTGTCTGGAGCCAGACTGCATGGAAATGAGAACGACCGGTTGGCACTTCTAGCTTTGAAGGAAGGACTAAAGCAAAATCCTAACGGAGCTCTTAGCTCGTGGAACAACAGTAACCATGTCTGTGACTGGGAGGGAGTGACATGCGGCCGCAAGCATCCAGAGAGAGTCATTGCTCTCAACCTAAGCAACCATGACTTGCAAGGCTCCATATCTCCATTCATAG AGTATAACCAGCTTGGTGGTGCCATCCCTGTGGAGCTTGGATCAACACCAAAGCTTGAGTTGCTGGCTCTGGATAACAATAATCTCACTGGAGTTATTCCTCCTTCATTCGGGAATCTCTCTACTCTTATGTTATTCTCTTGCATGTATAATAATCTTCAAGGAAGCATACCAAAGGAGCTTGGCAAGCTTCCAAAACTAGAATTCTTTCAAGCATCAGCAAACACACTCACTGGTACAATTCCTCAAGAGATCTTCAATCTATCATTAATGTTTTACTTCAGTGTGGGTGAAAACAAACTCCATGGCATACTTCCACAAGAATTAGGTATTAAACTCCCAAAGCTCCAAGTTCTTTACTTACCTGGAAACCGCTTTAGCGGACCCGTTCCTCCTTCACTGCCCAATGCCTCTagttttgaggaaattgatCTTTCCAATAACAAATTTAGCGGGAAAATTCCATCTGAACTAGGGAGACTGCAAAGTCTTTTCAATTTCCGTGTAACTAATAATCAGCTGGAAGCCAGTAATGCAGATGATTGGAAGTTCCTTGATTCCTTGACCAACTGCAGCAAGTTGCAAGTGTTGCTTTTGGGTTCCAGGCAGCTAGGAGGCATACTCCCAAGCTCGGTGACCAATCTCTCAACCACACTTGAGACGCTTGCCATCTCATTTAGCCCGCTTACAGGCACCATACCTTCAGGGATCCAACGCCTGGTTAATCTATATGATCTGAGAATACCTTACTGCAATCTTGTCGGGGAGATTCCAGATGAAATTGGAAAACTCGCAAGTTTGCAAAGGTTGCACTTAACAGGCAACAAATTGACAGGCCAAATCCCATTTTCTATTGGCAACTTGACTCTGTTGAACGAATTATACTTGTTTGAAAATTACCTTGAAGGGCCCATCCCTGCAAGCATTGGAGAACTTCAGCAGCTGAGACTTCTGGTTCTTTATGGCAACAGACTGAATGGGAGCATACCCAAAGAGGTGTTCAATCTCCAATACTTGTCACAACAACTTGATTTGGCCAATAACCTCTTAGAAGGACCTCTTCCTGCTGAGGTTGGTGGCTTAAATAACCTCATGCGATTCATTGTTTATGGAAACATGCTATCTGGCCAAATCCCTACCACGCTAGGCCAGTGTGAGGTGATGGAATATTTCTCCTTGGGCAACAACTTGTTTCAAGGAACCATCCCTCACACAATAAGCAACATGAAAGGCCTTAAGACGCTGGATCTCTCACGCAATAAATTGTCAGGTGCTATTCCCCCATCATTTGGCAATCTTACAGTTCTCGAACAGGTAGATCTTTCTGACAATGACTTGTCAGGGCCAGTTCTGGAGTCATTCGGAGACCTGAAGCATCTGTTCTACTTGAACCTATCCTACAACAAGCTTAGAGGTGAAGTGCCTGTGAGAGGAgtctatggaaattccacagaaATCTCACTCTTTGGAAACAAGGAGCTTTGTGGAGGCATTTCAGAACTTCACTTACCAGCATGCCCTACTATTAAAGCAATCAAAAAGAGCAAAAGATCATATCTTTGGCTAAAAGTAGTGATCCCTATCACTGTCTCTGCTGCGTTAATTTTAGCCTTATTTGCACTTGCTTATCAAAAACGAAAGGCAAAGAAGGAAAGCTTGAATTCTCATTTGGAGGAACAATATCCTAGAGTCACTTATGAAGAATTGGCTAAAGCAACAGAAGGCTTCTCTTCAGAAAATCTAATCGGCAGCGGAAAATATGGTTCTGTCTACAAAGGGAGTTTAGGTGACAATCAAAAAATGGTGGCGGTGAAAGTTTTCAAACTACAAGAACGAGGTGCTTCAAAGAGTTTCTTAACTGAATGTGAGGCACTGAGAAGCATTCGTCATCGCAATCTCATCAAAATCATTACTTCGTGCTCCAGCATTGATCGTGAAGGCAGAGATTTCAAAGCTCTAATTTTCGAATACATGCCTAACGGTAGTTTGGATCAATGGCTACACCCTGCGGACAGCGAGCTTCAGCAATCAAATCACTTGAACCTTGCACAAAGACTAAACATAGCAATAGATATCGCCGATGCTCTAGATTATCTTCATAACAGTTGCCAACCACCGGTAGTTCATTGTGATTTGAAACCTAGCAATGTTCTACTTGATAATGACATGGCTGCTCATGTCGGAGACTTTGGCCTAGCAAAGTTCCTCGCTGAAGCTGTGAGCAAATCCTTACAGGATTCAAGTAGTTCCATTGCCATTAAAGGAACTGTTGGTTATGTGGCTCCAG AGTATGGAGCAGGAGGTCAGGTATCGACATCTGGGGACGTTTATAGCTACGGTATCATGCTTTTGGAATTGTTAACAGGGAAAAGACCAACTAATGATTTGTTCAAGGATGGCATGAGCCTGCGCAAGTTCGTTGAGGCAGGGGATACTTCTGAACAAAACATGGAAATCATAGACCGAACAATACTTTCAGATGTACGTGGTGATGAGGTCACAAACAATGATATAATGAAGATCAATGAATGCTTAGTTTCAGTTTTGAATGTTGGTCTTGCATGTTCTGATCCATCGCAAAGAAATCGAATGAACATGACTGATGCTGCAGCTAAAATGCTCGCTATCCGGAGTATATATCTTagggcttag
- the LOC120280117 gene encoding probable LRR receptor-like serine/threonine-protein kinase At3g47570: protein METRGNTLFLLLLCSNWALCVMMITLTVEATLHGNETDRFALLVFKSGITSDPTGVLNSWNNTISVCDWDGVSCRDKHLKRVTSLDLSYRGLQGSISPFIGNLSFLRSVLLMNNGLYGDIPSEFGQLQQLRLINLSFNSLNGVIPASPSLCSELITIQLENNQLSGIIPAELGCMTKLESLNLANNNLTGVIPSSLANLSSLSEVYFFSNWLQGNIPEELGGLTKLEVFEASVNMLSGKIPTQLFNLSSLNTFAAASNNLHGSLSSIDIKLQKLQALYLGENQFTGTIPASLTNISSLWELDISTNSFSGKIPTGFRGLQNLVFFNVISNQLQADIAEDWEFLDSLTNCSQLQFLGFGMNNMGGTLPSSVVNLSTTLQILAIGYNRMTGSLPSGIQNLINLISLDVSTCNLRGEIPAEIGKLSNLQWLGLSSNKFTGQIPTSIGNLTQLNVLNFSWNSFEGHLPTTLGNLQKLSLLDISHNNFTGEIPKEVVTLPYISQYIDLSYNQLEGSLPSEISNLKKLGQLSISGNKLSGEIPATIGFCESLEILALDNNLFRGTIPATLSDMKGLRKLSLSHNNLSGLVPPSLSTLKGLEMLDLSHNNLSGPIPELLQNLNFLFFLNLSYNNFYGEVPVNGVFANSTAISLSGNEGFCGGILQLHLPACPPETKQERKGQYVWLKIIIPIAIAVIFLSIFSLAYWKLKLRKKSLVISPLEEERYPRVTYAELDRATGGFSSDNLVGSGRYGTVYKGSLDNGRTMVAVKVFKLQNRGASKSFLAECKALRAIRHRNLIKIITSCSSVDRQGRDFKALVFEYMPNGSLDQCLHPEDHSHQHQMNHLNLIQRVNIAIDIANALDYLHHNCQPPMVHCDLKPSNMLLNSEMDAIVGDFGISKFLCEAVSEPLQDSSFSNAIKGTVGYVAPDYGAGGQVSISGDVYSYGILLLEMFTGKRPTDDMFTDGMSLRKFVEAGVISEQYMEIIDPKIFGHIEGDIVTNNEIMQINECLDSLLKVGLACSDPSPRERMSMTDVAAKMHAIRNSFFAMFLHLFPASSSLSTTAEEKSIQH from the exons ATGGAAACAAGAGGTAATACCCTGTTTCTGCTGTTGCTCTGTTCAAACTGGGCACTTTGTGTGATGATGATAACCCTCACGGTTGAAGCTACGTTGCACGGAAATGAGACTGATAGGTTTGCTCTTCTAGTGTTCAAGAGTGGAATAACTAGTGATCCTACTGGAGTTCTCAACTCCTGGAACAACACTATCAGTGTCTGTGATTGGGATGGAGTGTCATGCAGAGACAAGCACCTTAAGAGGGTCACGTCCCTTGACCTCAGTTACCGGGGCTTGCAAGGCTCTATATCTCCATTCATAGGCAACCTATCCTTTCTCAGAAGTGTCCTCCTCATGAATAATGGTCTCTATGGTGATATCCCTTCTGAGTTTGGCCAGCTGCAGCAGCTAAGACTAATCAATCTCAGCTTCAATTCACTCAATGGTGTGATACCTGCAAGCCCGAGCCTTTGTTCTGAGCTCATAACCATCCAGTTAGAGAATAACCAGCTCAGTGGCATCATTCCTGCTGAGCTTGGCTGCATGACGAAGCTTGAATCACTGAATCTAGCGAATAACAACCTCACTGGAGTCATCCCATCTTCATTAGCTAATCTATCTTCGCTTAGTGAGGTATATTTCTTCAGTAACTGGCTTCAAGGCAACATACCGGAGGAGCTTGGCGGTCTTACAAAACTAGAAGTCTTTGAAGCATCAGTAAACATGCTCTCTGGCAAGATACCTACCCAGTTATTCAACCTCTCCTCCCTGAATACCTTTGCAGCAGCTTCTAATAACCTGCATGGTAGTCTTTCAAGCATAGATATCAAACTTCAGAAACTCCAAGCTCTGTACTTAGGTGAAAACCAATTTACCGGAACCATCCCAGCTTCACTGACTAATATCTCCAGCCTCTGGGAACTTGATATTTCAACAAACAGTTTTAGTGGAAAAATTCCTACTGGCTTCAGAGGATTGCAAAATCTGGTTTTTTTCAATGTCATATCGAATCAGCTCCAAGCTGATATTGCAGAAGACTGGGAATTTCTTGATTCTTTGACCAACTGCAGCCAGTTACAATTTCTGGGTTTTGGGATGAATAATATGGGAGGCACACTACCAAGCTCTGTAGTCAACCTCTCCACTACACTTCAGATACTAGCTATTGGATACAACCGGATGACGGGAAGCCTACCTTCAGGAATCCAGAACCTAATCAATCTAATTTCGCTAGATGTGTCCACTTGCAATCTCAGAGGTGAAATTCCAGCAGAGATAGGTAAACTTTCTAACTTGCAGTGGTTAGGCTTGTCAAGCAATAAATTCACAGGCCAAATACCTACATCCATTGGCAACCTGACGCAGCTGAACGTGctaaatttctcatggaatagCTTTGAAGGCCACCTACCTACCACCCTTGGTAACCTCCAGAAGTTATCACTTCTAGACATTTCCCATAACAACTTCACTGGAGAGATACCAAAAGAAGTTGTGACTTTGCCCTACATATCACAGTACATTGATCTATCTTATAACCAATTGGAAGGATCTCTTCCTTCGGAGATCAGCAACCTGAAGAAACTTGGGCAGTTGAGTATTTCTGGAAACAAACTCTCTGGTGAAATTCCGGCCACAATTGGCTTTTGTGAGAGTTTGGAAATTCTTGCCTTAGACAACAACTTGTTTCGAGGAACAATCCCTGCCACGCTTAGTGACATGAAAGGCCTCAGAAAATTATCTCTCTCACACAATAACTTATCAGGTTTGGTTCCTCCTTCTCTGAGCACACTAAAAGGCCTAGAAATGCTTGACCTTTCTCACAATAACCTGTCTGGGCCCATACCAGAGTTGTTGCAAAACCTgaattttctcttcttcttgaaCCTATCTTACAACAACTTCTATGGAGAGGTACCTGTAAATGGAGTTTTTGCTAATTCCACTGCAATCTCACTCTCCGGAAATGAAggcttttgtggaggcattttGCAACTTCATTTGCCAGCATGCCCTCCGGAAACAAAGCAAGAGAGAAAAGGACAATATGTTTGGCTGAAAATTATCATCCCAATTGCCATTGCTGTGATATTCTTATCCATATTTTCTCTTGCCTATTGGAAACTAAAGCTGAGAAAGAAAAGCTTGGTGATATCTCCACTAGAGGAGGAAAGATATCCTAGAGTCACTTATGCCGAATTGGATAGAGCAACAGGAGGCTTCTCTTCAGACAATCTTGTTGGCAGTGGTAGATATGGCACTGTGTATAAAGGAAGCTTAGACAATGGCAGAACAATGGTCGCTGTGAAAGTTTTCAAGCTTCAAAATCGAGGTGCTTCAAAGAGTTTCTTAGCTGAATGCAAGGCACTGAGAGCCATTCGTCACCGTAACCTCATCAAAATCATTACTTCATGCTCAAGTGTGGATCGCCAAGGCAGAGATTTCAAAGCTCTGGTTTTTGAATACATGCCTAATGGAAGTTTGGATCAATGTCTGCATCCCGAAGACCACAGTCATCAACATCAAATGAATCACCTAAACTTAATCCAAAGAGTGAACATAGCTATTGACATCGCCAATGCATTGGACTATCTTCATCACAACTGCCAGCCTCCAATGGTTCATTGTGATCTGAAGCCTAGCAATATGCTTCTTAACAGTGAAATGGATGCTATTGTTGGTGATTTTGGCATCTCAAAGTTCCTATGTGAAGCTGTGAGCGAGCCTTTACAGGATTCCAGTTTCTCTAATGCTATTAAAGGCACTGTTGGATATGTTGCTCCAG ATTATGGAGCAGGAGGCCAGGTGTCCATTTCTGGGGATGTTTATAGCTATGGTATCCTTCTCTTGGAAATGTTTACAGGAAAGAGGCCAACTGATGACATGTTCACTGATGGCATGAGCCTTCGCAAGTTTGTTGAGGCAGGGGTTATTTCCGAACAATATATGGAGATCATAGACCCAAAGATATTTGGACATATAGAAGGTGATATAGTCACAAACAATGAGATAATGCAAATCAATGAATGCTTGGATTCATTGCTGAAGGTTGGCCTTGCATGCTCTGATCCATCACCAAGAGAGCGAATGAGCATGACTGATGTTGCGGCCAAGATGCACGCAATCCGGAACTCATTCTTTGCTAT GTTCCTGCATCTGTTTCCAGCCTCCAGCTCACTCTCCACCACAGCCGAAGAGAAGTCAATTCAGCACTGA
- the LOC120280903 gene encoding probable LRR receptor-like serine/threonine-protein kinase At3g47570 has product MYFSVSENKLSGEIPATLGQCEVMENLYLGNNIFEGTIPPTLSNMKGLKALDLSQNNLSGVVPPSFGNLRGLEEMDLSHNLLSGSIPESLQYLISLFDLNLSYNQLQGDVPIKGVFQNLTAVSLIGNKGLCGGISQLHLPACPHMKVYKHRKRWYHWLEFIIPISVVMFLLVLFALAHWKKKRRETSVATSSKDEQYPRVTYAELYKATGGFSPDNLIGSGRYGSVYKGSLDNGKTMVAVKVFKLQERGASKSFLSECETLKSIRHRNLIKIITSCSSVDHQGRDFKALIFEYMPHGNLDRWLHPEDDFHTDQENHLSLVQRLNIAIGIADAMDYLHHSCKPSVVHCDLKTSNVLLDTDMNAHVGDFGLAKFLSEAVSNSSQNSTSSSAIKGTVGYVAPGNSLICFHSAIFIYRIKYCSIGEYLWMQNMEQEVRCPCLVMSIAMVLFFWKCLLERDQQTICSRME; this is encoded by the coding sequence ATGTATTTCTCTGTTTCTGAAAACAAACTATCCGGCGAAATCCCAGCTACACTTGGCCAATGTGAGGTCATGGAAAATCTATACTTGGGCAACAACATTTTTGAAGGGACCATCCCTCCAACTCTAAGCAACATGAAAGGCCTTAAAGCACTGGACCTATCACAGAATAACTTGTCGGGGGTCGTTCCACCATCATTTGGCAATCTAAGAGGCCTCGAAGAGATGGATCTTTCTCACAATCTCTTGTCCGGGTCCATCCCAGAGTCCTTGCAATATTTGATCTCTTTGTTCGACTTGAACCTATCCTATAATCAACTCCAAGGTGATGTACCTATAAAAGGTGTCTTTCAAAATCTCACCGCAGTTTCACTCATCGGAAACAAAGGGCTTTGCGGAGGCATTTCACAACTTCACTTGCCTGCATGCCCAcatatgaaagtatataaacaTAGAAAAAGGTGGTATCATTGGCTAGAATTTATCATCCCAATTAGTGTTGTTATGTTCCTATTAGTTTTATTTGCTCTTGCACactggaaaaagaaaagaagggaaACCTCTGTGGCAACATCATCAAAGGATGAACAATATCCTAGAGTCACATATGCAGAATTGTATAAAGCAACAGGAGGCTTCTCTCCAGACAACTTGATTGGGAGTGGGAGATATGGCTCTGTGTACAAAGGGAGCTTAGATAATGGCAAAACAATGGTGGCAGTGAAGGTTTTCAAGCTTCAAGAACGAGGTGCTTCTAAGAGTTTCTTATCTGAATGTGAAACACTGAAAAGCATCAGGCATCGGAATCTCATAAAAATCATTACTTCATGCTCCAGTGTTGATCACCAAGGCAGAGATTTCAAagctcttatttttgaatacaTGCCTCATGGAAATCTGGATAGATGGTTACACCCTGAAGACGATTTCCATACTGACCAAGAGAATCACTTAAGCCTAGTCCAAAGGCTAAATATAGCAATTGGCATTGCGGATGCAATGGATTATCTTCACCACAGCTGCAAGCCATCGGTGGTTCATTGTGATCTGAAGACTAGTAATGTCCTCCTTGACACTGACATGAATGCTCATGTTGGTGACTTTGGGCTAGCAAAGTTCCTCTCTGAAGCTGTCAGCAATTCTTCACAAAATTCAACTAGTTCTAGTGCCATTAAAGGAACTGTTGGTTATGTGGCTCCAGGTAATTCACTGATTTGCTTTCATAgtgctatatttatatatagaataaAGTACTGCAGCATTGGTGAATATTTGTGGATGCAGAATATGGAGCAGGAGGTCAGGTGTCCATGTCTGGTGATGTCTATAGCTATGGTAttattcttttggaaatgtttacTGGAAAGAGACCAACAAACGATATGTTCAAGGATGGAATGA